From the genome of Phytohabitans rumicis, one region includes:
- a CDS encoding BTAD domain-containing putative transcriptional regulator has product MSILAFLMINANDRIPTGELLRVAWGKTDVDETQLYKCVSKLRGLLATIGRGDDIVTHSGYGYELRVAPDDLDSLLFERLLREAEAAVGNGTDDEARLLREALALWRGPHPLDGIPGDFPPGLGDDLRRRRKRAVVRLAEIELGRGRYESVVADLQALTRNDPTDARLCQLLMFGLFRLGHATEALAAYDRYAAALEHEAAAPPDPRLRRLRYAVASNDERAATEHAGVNAPRRWPLPRQGAVPRQLPMDAADLVGRDRQVSEAGRLLRQGTAGAPPVVVLTGPGGIGKTALAVRVGHAVRQRYPDGQVYVELRGTGTEPAVTDEVLAQVLRAFGIVDVPESADERRGLYRTLLGDKRVLLVLDDARDEAQIRDLMPGNPGCGVLVTARHRLPDIAGAHHLPSLEPLAPPQAAELFRRIVRRSAVDPLTEPAATRTIVELCAGLPLAICVAAALRASDPDRSAAELAERLADEKLGALVYGDRSVARSIGAGFERLDEDAQLLFVGLGLVRVVDVGVWTAAAILAGRGADPVAALDRLAACGLLQPATVGRFRLHDLTRQYARARAERHILAAAERQALAERVYGALLTLCRRAHRATYGGDFEVVHGDTPDWLAPRALLADVDAAPSEWYERERQNIRAAVRHTADLGLAELCWDLAISTHEFYNVRAYLDEWHATHRCALDACRRVGNVRGEAAMTAILGQPALLASGRPGVAGPRELASAAAAFERCGDAHGQAIALRTLANALRRRGRFADAIQTFRRALELYEESGDTVGAWQSLRYIGQTHLDLGDNEEALRVLTAAAEIARPSGQPRLLAQTAYWLGRVHLARRDVSPAVAQFQYVFAAAGDADGIGRAYALHGLGDAARLAGDGELAARHLESALELARRGHDAVLEGRIHQSLAELHQANGRGREATQELDQAVSCFDSGNALFLQNQVLEALGSS; this is encoded by the coding sequence TTGTCGATCTTAGCGTTTCTGATGATCAACGCCAATGATCGGATTCCGACCGGTGAATTGCTGCGGGTTGCCTGGGGCAAAACAGATGTAGACGAGACGCAGTTATACAAATGCGTATCAAAGCTGCGGGGACTGCTGGCCACCATTGGTCGCGGCGACGATATCGTGACGCACTCCGGTTACGGGTACGAGCTCCGGGTCGCGCCGGACGACCTGGACAGCCTGCTGTTCGAGCGGCTCCTGCGGGAGGCGGAGGCCGCCGTCGGCAACGGCACCGACGACGAGGCGCGGCTGCTGCGCGAGGCGCTGGCGCTCTGGCGCGGCCCGCACCCGCTGGACGGCATTCCCGGCGACTTCCCGCCCGGACTCGGCGACGATCTCCGGCGGCGCCGCAAGCGGGCCGTCGTCCGGCTGGCCGAGATCGAGCTCGGGCGGGGGCGGTACGAGTCGGTCGTCGCGGACCTCCAGGCGCTGACCCGGAACGACCCGACCGACGCCCGCCTGTGCCAGCTGCTGATGTTCGGGCTGTTCCGGTTGGGTCACGCGACCGAGGCGCTGGCCGCGTACGACCGGTACGCGGCGGCGCTGGAGCACGAGGCGGCCGCCCCGCCCGATCCGCGGCTGCGCCGGCTGCGGTACGCGGTCGCCAGCAACGACGAGCGGGCTGCCACCGAGCACGCGGGGGTGAACGCGCCGCGGCGGTGGCCGCTGCCCCGGCAGGGCGCGGTGCCCCGGCAGCTCCCGATGGACGCCGCCGACCTCGTCGGCCGGGACCGGCAGGTCTCCGAGGCGGGCCGGCTGCTGCGCCAGGGAACGGCGGGGGCGCCGCCGGTCGTCGTGCTGACCGGACCGGGCGGCATCGGCAAGACCGCCCTCGCGGTCCGGGTCGGCCACGCCGTCCGGCAGCGGTACCCGGACGGCCAGGTGTACGTCGAGCTGCGCGGCACCGGCACCGAACCGGCCGTGACCGACGAGGTGCTGGCGCAGGTCCTGCGCGCGTTCGGCATCGTCGACGTGCCGGAGTCGGCGGACGAGCGGCGCGGGCTGTACCGGACCCTGCTCGGCGACAAGCGGGTGCTGCTGGTGCTGGACGACGCCCGCGACGAGGCCCAGATCCGCGACCTCATGCCCGGCAACCCCGGGTGCGGGGTGCTGGTCACCGCGCGGCACCGGCTGCCGGACATCGCCGGCGCGCACCACCTGCCCAGCCTGGAGCCGCTGGCGCCGCCCCAGGCCGCCGAGCTCTTCCGGCGCATCGTGCGCCGTTCGGCGGTGGATCCGCTGACCGAGCCGGCCGCCACGCGTACCATCGTCGAGCTCTGCGCCGGCCTGCCGCTGGCGATCTGCGTGGCCGCGGCGCTGCGGGCCAGCGACCCGGACCGCAGCGCCGCGGAGCTCGCGGAGCGCCTGGCCGACGAGAAGCTCGGCGCGCTCGTGTACGGCGACCGCAGCGTGGCGCGCAGCATCGGCGCCGGCTTCGAGCGGCTCGACGAGGACGCCCAGCTGCTCTTCGTCGGCCTGGGGTTGGTGCGGGTGGTCGACGTCGGCGTCTGGACGGCGGCCGCGATCCTGGCCGGCCGGGGCGCCGACCCGGTGGCGGCGCTGGACCGGCTCGCGGCGTGCGGGCTGCTGCAGCCGGCCACCGTCGGGCGGTTCCGGCTGCACGACCTGACCCGCCAGTACGCGCGGGCCCGCGCCGAGCGGCACATCCTGGCCGCGGCCGAGCGCCAGGCGCTGGCCGAGCGGGTCTACGGCGCCCTGCTGACGCTGTGCCGGCGCGCGCACCGGGCCACGTACGGCGGGGACTTCGAGGTGGTCCACGGCGACACCCCGGACTGGCTCGCGCCGCGCGCGCTGCTGGCCGACGTCGACGCGGCGCCCTCCGAGTGGTACGAGCGGGAGCGGCAGAACATCCGGGCCGCGGTGCGCCACACGGCCGACCTCGGCCTGGCGGAGCTGTGCTGGGACCTGGCCATCTCGACGCACGAGTTCTACAACGTGCGGGCGTACCTGGACGAGTGGCACGCCACCCACCGGTGCGCCCTGGACGCCTGCCGGCGGGTGGGCAACGTGCGCGGCGAGGCGGCGATGACGGCGATCCTGGGCCAGCCGGCGCTGCTCGCCAGCGGCCGTCCGGGCGTGGCCGGGCCGCGCGAGCTGGCGTCCGCCGCGGCGGCGTTCGAGCGGTGCGGCGACGCGCACGGGCAGGCTATCGCGCTGCGTACGCTGGCCAACGCGCTGCGCCGGCGGGGCCGGTTCGCCGACGCCATCCAGACGTTCCGGCGCGCCCTGGAGCTGTACGAGGAGAGCGGCGACACGGTCGGCGCCTGGCAGTCGCTGCGGTACATCGGGCAGACCCACCTCGACCTGGGGGACAACGAGGAGGCGCTGCGGGTGCTGACCGCCGCCGCCGAGATCGCCCGGCCGTCGGGGCAGCCGCGCCTGCTGGCCCAGACCGCGTACTGGCTCGGCCGGGTGCACCTGGCCCGCCGCGATGTGTCGCCGGCGGTGGCGCAGTTCCAGTACGTCTTCGCCGCGGCCGGCGACGCCGACGGCATCGGCCGGGCGTACGCCCTGCACGGGCTCGGCGACGCGGCCCGGCTCGCGGGCGACGGCGAGCTGGCCGCCCGCCACCTGGAGTCGGCCCTGGAGCTGGCCCGGCGCGGCCACGACGCGGTGCTGGAGGGGCGGATCCACCAGTCGCTGGCCGAGCTGCACCAGGCCAACGGCCGTGGCCGGGAGGCGACCCAGGAGCTGGACCAGGCGGTGTCGTGCTTCGACAGCGGCAACGCGCTCTTCCTGCAGAATCAGGTGCTGGAGGCGCTCGGTTCGTCGTAG
- a CDS encoding 5'-methylthioadenosine/S-adenosylhomocysteine nucleosidase family protein: MQRFREFEIDLNRRSRVLLLVATASEREAVFAAAKAVTGSEPTKRFLPHHTVYELGLIGDAEVLLAQTQPGAVGPGAAAITASALISRLGPDFLVVTGICFGLREAEQRLGDVIVCRQLRAIDHRKEIDPDDGGPRIVLIRGDFVSSSVTLFDRFRSAEVGWTATKVHYGTLLSSSALVDSRELRADLRRLDPEASGGEMEGAGVYAAAAPEKVDWIVVKGISDWGYDKDDAAQEAAAGNAAAFVIGTIRSGALDERASRASLG, from the coding sequence ATGCAACGATTCCGGGAGTTCGAGATCGACCTCAACCGGCGCTCCAGGGTCCTGCTCCTGGTCGCCACCGCGAGTGAGCGGGAGGCCGTCTTCGCCGCGGCAAAGGCCGTCACCGGCAGCGAGCCGACCAAGCGGTTCCTGCCCCACCACACCGTGTACGAGCTGGGCCTGATCGGCGACGCCGAGGTGCTGCTGGCGCAGACCCAGCCGGGCGCGGTCGGCCCCGGCGCGGCCGCGATCACCGCGTCGGCGCTCATCTCCCGCCTGGGCCCGGATTTTCTGGTGGTGACCGGCATCTGCTTCGGGCTGCGGGAGGCCGAACAGCGCCTCGGCGACGTCATCGTGTGCCGCCAGCTGCGCGCGATCGACCACCGGAAGGAGATCGACCCCGACGACGGCGGGCCGAGGATCGTGCTCATCCGCGGCGACTTCGTCTCCTCCTCGGTGACGCTCTTCGACCGCTTCCGCTCGGCGGAGGTGGGCTGGACCGCCACGAAGGTCCACTACGGCACCCTGCTGTCCTCCAGCGCCCTGGTCGACTCGCGGGAGCTGCGCGCCGACCTGCGCCGGCTCGACCCGGAGGCGTCCGGGGGCGAGATGGAGGGAGCCGGGGTGTACGCCGCCGCGGCCCCGGAGAAGGTGGACTGGATCGTGGTCAAGGGAATCTCCGACTGGGGGTACGACAAGGACGACGCCGCGCAGGAGGCCGCCGCGGGAAACGCCGCCGCGTTCGTCATCGGCACGATCCGCAGCGGCGCGCTCGACGAGCGGGCGTCCCGCGCGAGTCTGGGCTGA
- a CDS encoding glutamate ABC transporter substrate-binding protein has translation MVDARLRGLLLAAVLVVAGCGQGATPSAGRGVDPIAAPQPLGVRDPAPQASAAASGPAADACDRRASLRPGGSLPAPRRMPSGSTMEGIFRGGRLIVGIDQDAYLFSYRDQDGRLVGFEIDIARRIAAAIFGDPDAVQFRAISTAERVPVLERGDVHMVIRTMTMTCERWQQVAFSTEYLSSGQRLLVRAGSGINGLADLGGRKICATNGSSSIPNIQRAASRPIAVATDLLVDCLVLLQQGQVDAISSIDTLLATLAAQDPNTTIVGDRITDDPAGIAMPRDDADLVRFVNAVLDEMRADGSWRTSYRRWFGGVGPVPQPPAARYRD, from the coding sequence ATGGTCGACGCACGCCTACGGGGTCTCCTCCTCGCCGCTGTCCTCGTCGTCGCCGGCTGCGGACAGGGCGCCACGCCCTCGGCGGGCCGCGGGGTGGACCCGATCGCCGCGCCGCAGCCGCTCGGCGTACGAGATCCGGCGCCGCAGGCAAGTGCGGCGGCGTCCGGGCCGGCGGCGGACGCCTGCGACCGGCGGGCCAGCCTGCGCCCCGGCGGATCGCTGCCGGCGCCGCGCCGCATGCCGTCCGGGTCCACGATGGAGGGCATCTTCCGGGGCGGGCGGCTCATCGTCGGCATCGACCAGGACGCGTACCTGTTCAGCTACCGGGACCAGGACGGCCGGCTGGTCGGCTTCGAGATCGACATCGCCCGGCGGATCGCGGCCGCCATCTTCGGCGACCCGGACGCGGTGCAGTTCCGGGCCATCTCCACGGCCGAACGCGTACCGGTGTTGGAGCGGGGCGACGTGCACATGGTGATCCGCACGATGACGATGACCTGCGAGCGATGGCAGCAGGTCGCGTTCTCCACCGAGTACCTGTCGTCCGGCCAGCGCCTGCTGGTGCGCGCCGGCTCCGGCATCAACGGGCTGGCCGACCTGGGCGGCCGCAAGATCTGCGCGACCAACGGCAGCAGCAGCATCCCCAACATCCAGCGCGCCGCGTCCCGCCCGATCGCCGTGGCGACCGACCTGCTGGTGGACTGCCTCGTCCTGCTCCAGCAGGGCCAGGTCGACGCGATCTCCAGCATCGACACGCTGCTGGCCACGCTCGCCGCGCAGGACCCCAACACCACGATCGTCGGTGACCGGATCACCGACGACCCGGCCGGCATCGCCATGCCCCGCGACGACGCCGACCTCGTACGCTTCGTCAACGCCGTGCTGGACGAGATGCGCGCCGACGGGAGCTGGCGCACCAGCTACCGCCGCTGGTTCGGCGGCGTGGGCCCGGTGCCGCAGCCGCCGGCCGCGCGCTACCGCGACTGA
- a CDS encoding NUDIX hydrolase, whose protein sequence is MTARPRDHATLRLTADLAILTVRDGQLQVLLVQRGNEPYRGRWALPGGFVREDEDPDAAAARELAEETGLDGTALHLEQVAVFGTPGRDPRGRVVTVAYLAIAPDLPLPVAGSDASGACWQPVDQALGTLAFDHNDILRTCLERARQALEYTTLATAFCADAFTIGELRTVYEVVWGMPVDTRNFHRKVTKTAGFLVPLDAKRTSEVGRPAALYRRGPATTLYPPMLRSTVDYDEPSASST, encoded by the coding sequence ATGACCGCTCGACCCCGCGACCACGCCACCCTGCGCCTGACGGCGGACCTGGCGATCCTGACGGTGCGCGACGGGCAGCTACAGGTCCTGCTCGTCCAGCGCGGCAACGAGCCGTACCGGGGGCGATGGGCGCTGCCCGGCGGTTTCGTACGCGAGGACGAGGACCCGGACGCGGCGGCCGCCCGGGAGTTGGCCGAGGAGACCGGGCTGGACGGCACGGCGCTGCACCTGGAGCAGGTCGCCGTCTTCGGCACCCCCGGGCGGGATCCGCGCGGCCGGGTCGTGACGGTCGCCTACCTGGCGATCGCGCCCGACCTGCCGCTGCCGGTGGCCGGCTCCGACGCGAGCGGGGCGTGTTGGCAGCCGGTGGACCAGGCGCTGGGAACGCTCGCCTTCGATCACAACGACATCCTGCGCACCTGCCTCGAACGGGCCCGCCAGGCGCTGGAGTACACCACGCTCGCCACGGCATTCTGCGCCGACGCGTTCACGATCGGCGAACTGCGCACCGTGTACGAGGTCGTCTGGGGCATGCCCGTCGACACCCGCAACTTCCACCGGAAGGTGACCAAGACCGCGGGCTTTCTCGTCCCCCTCGACGCCAAACGGACCTCCGAGGTGGGCCGGCCGGCGGCCCTGTACCGCCGGGGGCCGGCCACGACGCTCTACCCGCCGATGCTGAGGTCGACAGTGGACTACGACGAACCGAGCGCCTCCAGCACCTGA
- a CDS encoding RibD family protein: MVERPYILLSCGMSIDGYLDTAAGTRLLLSNDADFDRVDAVRAGCDAILVGATTVRRDNPRLLVRSTTRREERVARGLPPTPVKVTVTGRGELDPAAEFFVAGDVDKLVYCASPAVAAARERLGAVATVVDGGDPVDLCLVVADLHARGVGRLMVEGGGAIHTQFLTGGLADELHLVIAPFFVGDSQAPRFVRDGTFPWGPDRRAVLAEVRQIGDVVLLRYALSERFES, from the coding sequence GTGGTCGAGCGACCGTACATCCTGCTCAGTTGCGGCATGTCGATCGACGGCTATCTTGACACCGCGGCGGGGACACGGTTGCTACTGTCCAATGACGCCGACTTTGACCGAGTTGATGCCGTACGTGCCGGATGCGACGCGATCCTGGTCGGGGCGACCACGGTACGCCGGGACAACCCGCGGCTGCTCGTGCGTTCCACCACCCGCCGGGAGGAACGGGTGGCGCGAGGGCTTCCGCCGACGCCGGTGAAGGTGACCGTGACCGGGCGCGGCGAGCTGGACCCGGCCGCGGAGTTCTTCGTGGCCGGCGACGTCGACAAGCTGGTCTACTGCGCGAGCCCGGCGGTGGCGGCGGCGCGCGAGCGGCTCGGTGCGGTGGCGACGGTGGTGGATGGCGGCGACCCCGTGGATCTGTGCCTGGTGGTGGCGGATCTTCATGCCCGCGGGGTGGGGCGGCTGATGGTCGAGGGCGGCGGGGCGATACACACCCAGTTCCTCACCGGGGGCCTGGCCGACGAGTTGCACCTGGTCATCGCCCCGTTCTTCGTCGGCGACTCCCAGGCGCCGCGGTTCGTGCGCGACGGCACCTTCCCGTGGGGGCCGGACCGCCGGGCGGTCCTGGCCGAGGTACGCCAGATCGGCGACGTGGTGCTGCTCCGGTACGCCCTGTCGGAGCGTTTCGAGAGCTGA
- a CDS encoding UbiA family prenyltransferase — MVDVAVTAEPLARAAVLVRFTRPWFWPLGWAGAYLGAVLATRTWLPPAHAVPESLAAMVVLGPLVWGAVLAVNDRYDLPSDRRNPRKATAPLVTGEVTEADLTRWGRLFAVVAMAVALAVGPAFTAGTGAVLLLGWLYSAPPVRLKARPGADVAVNAVVVGVLGPLAGWSLYRPVGDFPPVMVALGLLLAAALYLPTTVMDLDADRGAGDATAAVRWRPRLCYRLGVTLWTAAIALWLACCHLELLVPGQASPTQDLMAPVLLAGYAVLARRPSIPRMAVVSLLFALPAADFLSTCVATTPTPP, encoded by the coding sequence ATGGTTGACGTTGCCGTGACCGCCGAGCCGCTGGCCCGGGCGGCGGTGCTGGTTCGGTTCACCCGGCCGTGGTTCTGGCCGCTCGGCTGGGCCGGGGCGTACCTGGGGGCGGTGCTGGCCACCCGGACCTGGCTGCCGCCCGCGCACGCCGTACCCGAATCGCTGGCCGCCATGGTGGTCCTCGGCCCGCTGGTGTGGGGCGCGGTGCTCGCCGTCAACGACCGGTACGACCTGCCGAGCGACCGGCGCAACCCGCGCAAGGCCACCGCGCCGCTGGTGACCGGTGAGGTGACCGAGGCCGACCTGACCCGGTGGGGCCGGCTCTTCGCGGTCGTGGCGATGGCGGTGGCCCTGGCGGTCGGGCCGGCGTTCACCGCCGGGACGGGCGCGGTGCTGCTGCTGGGCTGGCTCTACAGCGCCCCACCGGTACGGCTCAAGGCCCGCCCGGGCGCCGACGTGGCCGTCAACGCCGTCGTGGTGGGCGTGCTGGGACCGCTGGCGGGATGGTCCCTGTACCGGCCGGTCGGCGACTTCCCGCCCGTCATGGTCGCGCTGGGCCTGCTGCTGGCCGCCGCCCTGTACCTGCCCACCACGGTCATGGACCTGGACGCCGACCGCGGCGCCGGTGACGCGACCGCCGCCGTACGCTGGCGGCCGCGCCTGTGCTACCGCCTCGGCGTGACACTGTGGACCGCCGCGATCGCACTGTGGCTGGCCTGCTGCCACCTGGAGCTGCTGGTTCCGGGCCAGGCGTCGCCGACCCAGGACCTGATGGCGCCAGTCCTGCTGGCCGGGTACGCCGTGCTGGCCCGCCGGCCGTCCATCCCACGCATGGCGGTCGTGTCGCTGCTGTTCGCACTGCCAGCCGCCGACTTCCTCTCCACCTGCGTAGCCACCACCCCCACCCCGCCCTAA
- a CDS encoding DNA polymerase IV: MGPWWLLHVDLDQFVAAVEVLRRPELRGRPVVVGGDGDPTRARQVVATASYEARAFGVRSGMPLRAAFRRCPEAVFLPSDPPVYEAASARVMATLRSFPVRVEVWGWDEAFVGAEVADPWALAADLRRAVLDKTGLSCAIGIGDNKTTAKIAARFGKPGGIYELTAGNWMAVMGERPAGELWGIGPKTAAKLTELGLHTVADLATADADALRARFGPRQGAWLLVLARGLGDTEIVTEPWIARSRSRETTYPRDLTDREEIAAGVAVLARELGAEIVGAGRRVTHVAVKVRFASFYTPTRVMKLRDGPTTDVAVIERAALIVLEKFRLDRPVRLLGVRVDLAMDD, encoded by the coding sequence GTGGGCCCGTGGTGGCTGCTGCACGTCGACCTCGATCAGTTCGTCGCCGCGGTCGAGGTGCTGCGCCGCCCCGAGTTGCGCGGCCGGCCGGTGGTCGTCGGCGGCGACGGGGACCCGACCCGGGCCCGCCAGGTGGTGGCGACGGCGTCGTACGAGGCGCGGGCGTTCGGCGTGCGGTCCGGGATGCCGCTGCGCGCGGCGTTCCGCCGCTGTCCGGAGGCGGTGTTCCTGCCGTCGGACCCGCCGGTGTACGAGGCGGCGTCCGCGCGGGTCATGGCCACGCTGCGATCCTTTCCGGTACGCGTCGAGGTGTGGGGCTGGGACGAGGCGTTCGTGGGCGCCGAGGTGGCCGACCCGTGGGCGCTGGCCGCCGACCTGCGGCGCGCGGTGCTGGACAAGACCGGGTTGAGCTGCGCCATCGGGATCGGCGACAACAAGACCACCGCGAAGATCGCGGCCCGGTTCGGCAAGCCGGGCGGCATCTACGAGCTGACCGCCGGGAACTGGATGGCCGTGATGGGTGAACGGCCGGCCGGCGAGCTGTGGGGGATCGGCCCGAAGACGGCCGCCAAGCTCACCGAGCTGGGCCTGCACACCGTCGCCGACCTGGCGACCGCCGACGCCGACGCGCTGCGGGCGCGGTTCGGGCCGCGGCAGGGAGCGTGGCTGCTGGTGCTCGCCCGCGGCCTGGGGGACACCGAGATCGTGACCGAGCCATGGATCGCTCGGTCCCGTAGCCGCGAAACGACGTACCCCCGTGATCTGACCGATCGCGAAGAGATCGCCGCCGGCGTCGCTGTGCTGGCGCGGGAATTGGGCGCCGAGATCGTCGGCGCCGGACGCCGGGTGACGCACGTGGCGGTCAAGGTGCGTTTCGCCTCGTTTTATACCCCCACCCGGGTGATGAAATTGCGCGACGGTCCGACGACCGATGTCGCGGTGATCGAGCGGGCGGCGCTGATCGTATTGGAGAAATTCCGGCTCGACCGGCCGGTGCGGCTGCTCGGGGTGCGCGTCGACCTGGCCATGGACGATTAG